The following nucleotide sequence is from Glycine max cultivar Williams 82 chromosome 9, Glycine_max_v4.0, whole genome shotgun sequence.
AGCATCGATGAATTCCTTCCTCCCAATACGGATGATAGGCTTTCTTCTCCTTTTGGTGGGAAACTCTGGAATTTCAACACCGGCTTGAATGCAGAGCTCAACCACTGCTGGAATTCGAGGGATAGAGAATCTCTCTTCATGAGTAATCCGCTTTCCAAGACGATCAAAGAGGTGATAAGCTTCAATTGGAATTAATATGTCTTCAACATGTGCATTCGTCCATTCGTGGAGGCCCTTGCGGATGTTGGCCTGTGTGCCTTTACATGACTTGAATGGATGTCCAACAGGTCCTACATGGATTTCACTGCACCACCTGCATTAGTATTCCAATATTAGACACTTCAGAACATTTGatcacttctttctttcttttttcagtaGGAGACattaaattacatttatttGCAAGGGAGTGTCGATTTCCAGTTGCAACAagtattcaaataatttttatttagaacacctttttctttattaatcaaactaataatttaaagaaattttataaaattaattaaataagagtGGCAACCCGGCAATAAATCTTTTGTAAAAAACATTAACataagcaagtaagaaaaatcaCTCAAATTAGGTCATCACATTCAATTACACTATCCTGGTAAGCACAAATGGTATGTGTTACTTTTTAAGGTAGCTAGAATTGGTcctaaatattaattatgtgcCCAGTTGAAAATGAACATAAATGGATTCTTTGGGCTcaatataaaagaaagaataattgTAAATCCTTCTACAAAGCCTTCCTAAAAATCCTGCTTcgtacaaaatgaaaaaaaaaattgaatacatttcatattccaaaatattaaatgtattttacaTTTGGTTTAATACTTACTGTAGTAGCTACTATTATAAGAGTATTAGGAGGATATAGCATTACTctaaataaaaacattcaaactTCAATCTTTGAGAACATAAAGTCATAAAGACAGCTTTTAAAATGTCCTATATAGTGACTATGAGAGATTGAGGGGATTTCCAGAGGGTGACTCATAGTATGAGTGAGCCTTAGGGCATCCCCTCAATCTCAAAGATCTGGCAAGCATGCATGAAAGTGTCCATGCAGTGGGGGTAAGGACTAAAGAGGCAGCATGTGGAACTAGTTGTCTTCCTATGAACCATACCATCCATTTCATATGGGTATAATAGCTACATCATAATGGAAGGCTCACAAAGGTCTAAGTATGCAAACTTTGCTTTgttgaagaaacaaaataagaaactaTCAATTGTCCACCATGATGGCAAATTGAAGGAGGTACTGGTAACATCTGATTTAAGTTCTAGTTACACCAACAACAGTTAAAAGCTGGAATGTGAAGCGGCTTATTAGTTTTACAAAGATTTATGCATCATTTCAAACTAAGTGTCAATGCTGCAATATTTTCCGAGGTCAGAAGCAAAATTGATCTCAGTATTAGCACAATTACTAAACTAGAACAAAAACAGGTAACTTTTATGTTCTTAACCAGCATTTCACACAAGCTCCACATTAGCTAACAGTATGCTAGAGAAATTGAAGACATATAATTACCCACAAGCATGTACAGGCACTACTTTGAGCAGCTTCTTCAGATTGTTGATCAAAGTGATCCTAGCATTATACACATTATATGCAGTCGGTATAAGGCTCTTCACCAGCAACCCATTCTTAGGTGCTGACATTGGTTTTCTCGGCTCAtctttcatcttcttcatcctctCCCTAGCTGCTCGTCGCAGTTCTACAATGGGAACTGGAAAAggtttcttctcttttctgGAATACTGTCGAGGAAAATCAGCATTTTGCGGCACTTCATTCCTGATGGTTAGCGCACCATGACAAAACCTCTCTGGTTGAATTCTTATAGTCACAGGAACTCTAATCGTATTGTTACCATGCTGCTTAAAAAGACAAAATCagaaagcaacaacaacaacaataaagtatttattatatatatatatataataggaaATTCAAGGGTTAAAACTTGTGGGACAAAATGAGAAGAATCATTTCACGAAATTCCCAAACGCCATTAACGGTTACCAATTGAACAGAGAACACTTACGCAATGAAGCAATTATTTTAGGGAAAATGAGAAACACCGAATCAAAAGTTGAACCAATTTAGGTTTGGGCAAAATACTGGATAAAGCAAATCACGTTGCCCTCTACTTCTTTCCCACCTGAAatgaggaaaataaataaagctcACCTGGAGAGAATGGAGTGAACTAAGAGAAGATAAAGGGTTGGGCTTCAGCAAAAGAGAATCTCTTGGAGTTATTCCCTTAGTCATACTCATAGTGATTCCTGAGACAAATGAAAATGGTGGACTAGAATTACTGAGAAGCATTACCCACAACACAACCAAAAGGGATTACTTCACTTCAGCGAGCACCGCGCTGCATCAATTTCACAAATACGCAACGCAACGCAACACTACCAACCCCAACCGATTGTCTCTATTTCAGCGCAACTTCAAACACACCAAAAGCCACACCCagtagtttcttatttttttttggtgagcAAAAGGGCTGAAACCCCAACTAAGAACCCCTGCGAACAGGTAAACACAATTGGGAATaacagagaagagagaaaaatcttCACACATCCCATACGCTTCCTTGGCTATAAAACATCCGCCATGGGCTTCCCGAAAGATGCGAGAAAACAAGACTTTCTGCCAAGAGCCAGCCAAAGTTTTGATCTCCTTCACCACTAGTTTCTTATCCTCAACAACAGCATGAGATATGTGCCTTCATAAAATATTAGTgtgccacttttttttttttcattcttaaatatattttttttcctaataaatatcttattGTTATGTTTGGTtcgtaataaatttttattttgtattaaatctttaataaaataaaaaatttattttttattcttatatttatttttaatttttgatgaattaataaatttcatattataaaagaaagaacTAAGATGAAATTACACATACTATTGGAACATATAAACATATGACCTCAAGTTAAGCTTGAACATATACACATACTATAACAAATGTTGATGTACTTAATTTTGGGGTATTCTTATGCAGATAATAACTGGTTAGGAAATAGTTAATCACATTAAAGGGGAAGAGGAAATATATCTTGTTGCGTGAGTTTATACATAAAAAGTGTTTTAGttattagtttaatttactAATCTATGAGAAATAAAGTGGAGGTGGTGGATGATTATGTATTGTGTTGTTAATGGTACTGGAATAATTAGTTATAGAAATATGGGTGTTCTGctaattggtttttgttttttgtctttgtacGTTTCAAATTTGTctgaaataacattaattttaagtaacgaataataatatatattacaaaatttagttaTGCAATATTTCACAAGTATTAGGTGAACTATTTATATTATAgtgtaattttatttagttatttaatttaaaattttattgttgtcTCTATATAATAATGACATATGGTGTAAAACTCAATTATGTAAATTGAACTAATATGACTGTGTTATTTATTAGTTAATGTAGTTTTATTTCGTTATTTTAACACTAACGAAGTATGttatatactaataattatAAGCTTAACTAACTATCTAGCCATCACTACAAGCATACGTCAACATTCTCAAATAGAGATTGACTTTCTCAAAATACTCATGGTTTCCGTcattttaaactatatttttctACTACTTTTGCATCATCAACAAAATTTCATTTATGCAggttgataaaaatattattttaataatattcaaataCGTAAAACcatctttttataattatacactcggtaattttttaaatactatttaaatttttttaatcaaaattattttttaaatgaaaattttcatttcagcaaaaaataatatgcaatttttcatacataaattaatcaactcaaactcaattttatttaaaattaaatttataaaggttaaattatttttttccttaatttattttgtaagttCAATTTgttccaattatttttaaaaaggttaattgaacacatttaaaaaaataagggatTAATTGAaccctttaaaaataatttaatcaaattgaacctaataaataaattaaggataaaaaataatttaaccttttataAAATTCTATTAATATAAAGTCAAGTAAAAAAATGTGCTTGAAAcactttcaaattaaaaaaaaaaatgtttttgctgCAAACAAGAATGATACTTCAGATATGTTAGagatggttaaaaaaaaaataggaaatgggtCTCGAACAGCTCTGTATTTCATATGGTTTCTCATGTTGGTGTAATGACCCAAAGTCATGTTTATTATAAAAGGTGCACCCTTGTTATGATAATTGATGCTGGGTCGATCTATTTCTTTTGGGTAAAATGATACCTTCACTTCACTGTTACTTTATGTTCAATTATGTTCACTCTCGAATCTCATatcttaattaagaaatttaagtGTAGAATCAAGTGTGTCAATAACTCATAGTATTGATGGAACTTTTTACGTTACAGACTTGGTTGATACTAATATTGCATGATAGTGGCAAATTTTTTCATTTGGGGtccttttaaaaacattttttctaaatggggtttttttaaaacattttgcaCGATGGGACTGTTTTTTACGTGGCATGCATGCATGCAGCACCCAAACCGCCAGTATCATTGGCGAGTTTGGTCATTCTGAAGGAATCGCTGCTTGCAATGGCGATATGACCATGCATAGGGAActgccagtttgactggcgagttCCTAGGCTGAGGGCTAGGCACTAGGCGCGCAGGAGGTGCAGCAATGGTGCAGAACGGAGGTGCAGCAGCAGCAGAATCGCCAATACGGATGGCGAATTGGTTTGAGAAGGAACCGCCAGCCTGGCTGGCGGTttgctttatttaaaaaaatttctctcctTCCCTTATAAAAGAAGAAGCTCCCGACTCCACACAGTTGCGCCTTCTTGCACTTCTTTGTTATTCTTAACAAAAATCAGAATACAAGttattttactggaaactaacaaataaaaaaaattacttcaaaccTAAAATCTagttttacttaaaaattacttttaaaaaaattataatacaaattattttaccggaaactaacaaataaaagtGTCATATTTAAGGATATTAAACAACAAGACAAAGCCCCACAAGCCGTAGCAGAGAACTAGATAGATTCATGCTCGTTTGTAAAGAGAGGAAACTATCAAATGTTGTTTGACCTAAGTAGTTTAGTATTCTCATTTCTTAACCAATGtcaatgtatttaaattaagttcttaactatattttattttaaaattaagtatgtTTACTCTTTTTATATCAattctatattttataaaactcttaaattctcattttgagaaatatttgtatttttattgtgagtaaaatataatgttttaattGGTAATTTTTAATGCGAAggtttaaaacaatttaatttacttaagttTTTTAAGATTCTGAATAAAAGTGgtaatttaagaattttaaataattaatttttttttattataaaagacaaataaattaattaaaataaaaatcttaacaaACTAAAACAACACTGAATTTAAATGAGCAAAATATGACTAAACCtagttagcaaaaaaaaaaaaaaaagactaaacctagtatttattataatttgagaaAATAACTCATAGATGAATCATGCATCATAAATTTATTgccttttataataaatattctaaaagttataacaataataatttttaattgattcatcatgtaaattttttgttttttacatttctgatcattaaattcttattatattgCCTTATGTTTGTGGCATGAGTAACGAAatgctatatatttttttgttacaactaCAAGTTAAAGCTTTTAGCGTatcatatattttcattaaattgtaattttgatttccTCATTTCTTTAATTGTAGAATTCCACTCacagttttggaaaaaaaaaattataacacagCTCAAATCTAAGTAAAATATCGACTGAAGAAACAAATACAAAACCTTATGCGGATTCCATAACCTTATGCGGATAAATCTGAACAAACACAGCTCAAAATCTGAGTAAAAATTAACACAGCTCAAATCTGACCAAATTCCATAACCTTATGCGGAAAAATCTGAACAAAGAACaacatacttaaaaaaaaattataacaaattattaatttcgaAATTACAAACCTGATTAAGATATAGACTGAAGAACCAAAAAGGAAAACCCGCAGCTCAAATCTGAGTACACactcaattttttcaaaactcaAATCTGAGTACACAAGCAACAACGTTGAGAAGAATTTTGTCTATTTAAAGCCCTTAAATCGCCATTAGGAGTAGCTATTTGCTCTGCCCTAAATCGCCAGGGGGAGTTGCAACTTGCACTCAAATCGCCAATGGCAGTTGCAACTCCCCTTtctctggaaaaaaaaaaaagcagcctGTGCCTACGCCTGAAAAGCCTGCAACCTATCCAGCAAGCCAAcccgccagtttgactggcggttTCCAAAACCAGGAGCAGACTCGCCAGTCATGCTGGCGGTTTCCACCTGCAAGCAACTCGCCACTCGTGGTGGCGGTTTCCATGCCACGTGGGCGTTGCACAGCAAACTCGCCATTGGCAATGGCGGTTTGCTAGCAGCCCCATGCAAATCACGTAAATAAGTGTCCCCTGCCggaaataatatcaaaataaccCCATCTGGGAAAATAGTTTGTAAAACTACCCCAGATGGAAAAATTTGCCCACGATAGTGGATTAGTGGTTATCGTCAACATATTTGTGGGGGTAGGTGGGGAGTTCTCAAGTTGAATTTTAATGTTGTAACTATCTTTACTTTGTGCTTTTGCATTACGGGTAGGTGGTTATCGTCAACATATTTGTGGGGGTTAGGGCTTTATGTTTTTGGGCAGCTACGATTTGAGGTAGATACGAGGCAACCTTGTGTCATGACGTGCATCTAACTTGGATTGTctaaaaaactaatataaaagaaatacaatTGGCTTACGAAGAAAGACATTATTATGCCATGGAAAAAATTcttcttttagtattttaatcAGTTTTACTCAAAACCTCAGTTTTATTCCAAAacgtaattttttttggaaataattaAATCATTCAGGTTTCATGTTCTCTTTATCCTTGCCAAGACACCAATGAAGCTGAATGGAAGTACCATTAAGGTAGACACAAGTTTGGAAGGATTTTGGCATGTCGAGGCTTGGGAAACTCATTATGAGAGCTGATGGGCTTGCAAGTTTAGTGCTGGTATGCCAAGCCACTTGAAAAGaataaaggttaaattattttttttactctattttttattttatttgaccttctaatttttaaaattgatttaatttagtcttttaactttactttttaatttgatcctttaatttttaaaatgaatcattttatttgaaaaatatacattttatggtgatttaaaatcatttaatgaCAGTTTTAAACCACcataataatttaaactaaaggaccaaatttaatctaaacaataaatttgaagactaaaaaaactaatttaactaaAGAATAAAACAGCGAAATTAACAGAAAAAATGTAGAAGAAAATATGCTGCACCATTTCCCATCTTAAAGGCATGAACTTCCATGATGTCTTATTTGCACAAATAAATCGCGCTTACACTTCATCTACTACGTGAATAACGTAATGTAAGAATTTTCACTTAAGCCTCTTAATGTAGGTCAAAGGCCTACTTAAACAGTGGCAAACTCtcttaataaattaatgtgATTTCCACATGAAATGGAATCTCAtcgtatataataataatgaccaAACGAGAGTATCATATTTTatagatgaaaaattataagtacATGACCATTTCCTGTTTCAACTCAGAATACTTGTTCAAAAATAGGTCATATGCCAGACTGAAGTATGAACAAAATTTGTGAGGGTAACAACATAAAAATGACTCAATACCAACATTGGATGTAACGAGGGGAGCAAAGGATGGGGAGCGTATCAGTATCATAATCCTGCAACTGACAATAGAATCAACTTGGCTCATCCAGCAATTGAATCGATTTCTCAACACAATGGGATGTTAGTCAAGCCCTCCAAAAGGTGTCAAAACCACTTTTGTCAATAAGCAAAATGATTTTCTCAAGTGTGCCATCCAGAAAGCTATTAACCTTCAACTGTTTGATCCTCTACCTTTGATATACTCTTTCCAGACTAGGCACATTGTTGTTTGACCACCTTTGGTTAACTCTTTCCATCCTGGGGTCGTTTGACTGCAGAAAGGAAAATTAGTAAATAGAACATCAAAGTAAAGAACCAACAACCATAAAACTACAACTAGCCACTGGTAAAATTATTAGAGAAACTAAAATCTGATCATCGGAGTTGGGATAAAATGAAGAGAAGTATCGAAACTTCAAAATCAAACTAATGCtccatttttgtaaaatataacatattttcCTGTTTGTCAAGTTATATCATATTTAGCAGCtattttagatataaaattTCTCAAAGATTTCAAAGGTTTAGATCCCTCTTGATAGAGTGTTCCTCTCTTGTTCCCATTATTCCTCTAATTTATTTAAGAATGGAATGATACTCTCAAAAACTTCATCTTTTTACTACTCTCTAGTAATACCAAGATACTAACAACACCATTCTCCCCCAAAGCTGAAGATGCCCCCCAGCCCCTTTGAGTGAAGACATTCAAAAGCACAGGTTAAGATTATAAATTACAACAGCAAAGTTCACAGCTTAGGCTCAAGGCAACCTCATTAAATTGGGCATATGTTCATACTTCATACTCATAAACTATTTAgaattacaaaacaaaattctTTTCCAATTGGGTATCATTTGTCTTTTAAGGAAATACACACTTTTTAAGAGAACTATTAATTACATGAATTGCTGTGataaaatgtcttttttatgaatttagttGTGAATCATTTAAGTATTTAAGGTGAGATAGTGAGAAACCAATAAACAACCGTGttactagaaaaaaataatctatactTTCTTGGTTTTCTGAAGTGAAATAAGACAAACTAAAACACCCAAAGTGATAAAGTGACATAACATGAGATAGATGCCGATGGAATATGATAAATACTGATAAAAACAATGATTCAGGGTGGGTTTTTGGGAAACAAACATTGCAGACAAAAAATGTAGCAGTTTAGTGCACTTTGATGGAAAATTGTAATTACAACAAATAATTAACAGATGTTATAACTCTATTTAGTATTTACAACTTACATTTCAAAGATGATCCAGCAAGGCATGTCAGTCTTGACCGTGTGTTATGTTCAGTTAGTGGCTTCTCTCTAGCAGCCATTCGAACATCCCAGACTCGTATAATTCcatcagatgatgcagatgccACTAGGTAAGGGTTATCATCCCCTGTAGCACCATCACTATCTGTGAGCGCAACAATACCTTTCACACGGGCAGTATGTGCTTCTTCCAAGCAATATGCAACTTTTCCAGTCTTAATGTCCCATGCCGTGATATTTCGGTCCTCCCCACCAGTATAAAGAAGTCCATTCTGCAacatagaaaaattataattgttaagaaaaaagtattaattgTTTCATAACAACACAAATTACAGAGTCCCCTGTTTAGTTGTTGAATTAGTAATATTCCCACTATGAACCCTAACTTccttaaataaacaaattccAGTAAGTATCTGATGGAAAAAGCTGTATACTGATGGAAAAACCATGCTCATGCCATTACCAATATCATATACcttccaaaaaatattttcaaaatgaaaaattgatatTACAATGAACTTCACATGTATTCAAGCAACAACAGTACAACACAACACTAATCATCCTTTTTTTGATAGGCAAAGTGAGAAAATATTGTATGGGCATTGCATATATAACGCATGTTATTTCAAATCCAAAACTCCCTTAATACCAGTGGTGTCTATATGATAAATATCCAGGTCATTGACTCATCATTAAGCCACACAACAAAGCATTTGATTGTAGTTTAAGATGTAACAAGCACACCTACATAACATAACAATTAACATCAATCTGCAATGTCAGCACATTTCTTTAGCTTCATCctttttcatcaaaaccaatGGTTATCAATTCCTTATCCAAAACAAATATTATCagcctaacattttttttacaaataaatcaaatacaTT
It contains:
- the LOC100792452 gene encoding APO protein 2, chloroplastic, yielding MLLSNSSPPFSFVSGITMSMTKGITPRDSLLLKPNPLSSLSSLHSLQHGNNTIRVPVTIRIQPERFCHGALTIRNEVPQNADFPRQYSRKEKKPFPVPIVELRRAARERMKKMKDEPRKPMSAPKNGLLVKSLIPTAYNVYNARITLINNLKKLLKVVPVHACGWCSEIHVGPVGHPFKSCKGTQANIRKGLHEWTNAHVEDILIPIEAYHLFDRLGKRITHEERFSIPRIPAVVELCIQAGVEIPEFPTKRRRKPIIRIGRKEFIDADESDLPDKISEGPLKPLLAEIHDSEIVAPLDNEVAPLAEETLQAWERMRKGAKRLMRMYNVRVCGYCPEIHVGAQGHKAQNCGAHKHQQRNGQHGWQSAVLNDLIPPRFVWHVPDVNAPLERELRNFYGQAPAVVEMCIQAGAGLPEQYKSTMRLDVGIPSTLKEADMVV